From Vicinamibacterales bacterium:
GTGGCATCGCGGTCATCTGAATCTTTAACGCGAGCGTGGCGCCGATCCCACCACCGATGACGATACCAGTGAGGATTACGCCAATCCCCTGGAGACCGCTCCCAAAAACATCGCGGGTTGCCAGTGTGGCGATTATTGCCAGCAACATGCCAGTCGCGCCGTAAAGATTCCCACGAACGGCGGTGCGCGGGTGGGTTAACCCTTTGATGCCAAGGATGAACAGAACCGACGCGGCGAGGTATGTCAGGTTAATAACAGACGAATCCAAAGCGTCAATCCTTCTTCTTAAACATTTCAAGCATACGGTGGGTGACGAGGAAACCGCCGACGACATTCGTGGCGGCCAGCACGAGTGCGCAGAAGCCGAGGGCGGTCGTTAGCGTGTTTGGTGTTGTAGCAGCGATCATCGCGCCGATAATCGTGATGCCCGAGATCGCGTTAGAACCAGACATTAGCGGCGTGTGAAGTAGCGGAGGCACCTTCGTAATGATCTCGAAGCCGACAAAAACCGCGAGCAGGAAGATGGTAAGGAGCGGAATGAAAGCGTCCATCAGGCGCCGGTCCTTTCGTTGTCAATCGCGGGAGTGATAGTGCCGAGGAGTTCACGCAGTCTTGAGTTGACAACCTCGCCATCGCGCGACACCAGCGTCTCCTTGGTAATTTGATCCTCCAGGTCCAAGACGAACTTTCCGTCGTCGATTAAGTGAAGCAGAAAGGACGTGATGTTTTTTGCATACATCTGACTAGCGTGATACGGCACGCTGGCAGCCACATTCGTCGGACCGAGTAAGGTCACACCGCGGTGCACCGTCGGTTGGCCAGCCTTGGTCAGTTCACAGTTGCCACCTTGCTCGGCTGCGAGGTCGACAACGACAGACCCGGGTGCCATTCCATCGACCATCTCCCTAGTGATGAGGATGGGAGCTTTTTTCCCCGGGACTAGCGCAGTGGTAACCACCACATCAGCACCAGCGACCACTGCAGCCATTGCCTCTTGCTGGCGTTGATAGAACGCTTTGTCCTGAGTTTTAGCGTAGCCGCGTTTGTCCTCGCTATCCGCAGTCTTAAGATCAAGTTCGACGAATTTTGCGCCAAGGCTCTCGACCTGTTCCTTGACTGCCGGACGAACGTCATACGCCTCGACGTTGGCTCCGAGCCGCCGGGCGGTGGCGATTGCCTGTAAGCCAGCTACACCCGCGCCGAGAATAAGGACCCGTGCTGGTTTGACTGTACCGGCAGCAGTCATCAGCATCGGGAACATGCGAGGTGCTGTATCTGCTGCGAGCAACACGGCTTTGTAACCGCTCACCGTAGCCATCGATGACAGCACATCCATGCTTTGGGCACGCGTGATGCGCGGGATCAACTCGAGCGAAAATGCCGTTACCTGACGCTCAGCGAGTGCCTGGGCCGAGTCAAGTGCGGTGAGTGGCTCCGAGAGTCCGATGATGACTTGACCCTGCCGCAACAGATCGAGGTCTACTCGGCCTGCTTCTGGGTTTGCACCCAGAGTACGAACCTGGAGCACGATGTCGGCATCGGCGAACAGCTGGCCGCGATCACTTGCTAGCTGTGCGCCCTTGTCAAGGAACGCTGCATCAGGAAATCCTGCCTCGTCGCCGGCGGAGGCCTCAGTAAGGATGTGAAGGCCAGCTTTTGTGAGTGAGGGAATGACTGAGGGAACGATGGCAACACGCCGTTCGCCAGGAAACGTTTCTTTAGGGATTCCGACGATCATGAATTTGTGATCTCATACGTTAAAGATGCGACCAACTTCAACCAAGCATTATACGCGCCTTCCAATCCCGAGGGCCACTCGTTCGTCGCCTACGCGTCAACGGCGAGAGGGCATGACCTTGTGTAACTTCTCACCGAGGGCGGCAATTAACTCAGCACTGACCGACCGTGTCTCAAGCGTTGGATATCCGTTAACCTCACCCGTCACGGCTGGGACCAAAAGGTGGTTTAGGGCGTCGAAGCGGACCAATTCAGTTGCTACCCTCCGGTCCCGTGCTAGGCCCATCTCGAGCAGGCGGTCTGCGTGTCCTGGAACGATTTGCCGGTCGAGACCGCCGTGAATGACCACCATTGGCTGGCGTAGGTCCTGAATGACGTCGGCCGGCCAGAAGTTGAGGTAACTCGAAAACCACGGCGTGTCAGCCTGCTTGCGCATGTCAGGCGGAATATCATCCCAGCCATCGCCCGTCAGGACCGCATCGTGAATCCGTCGCTGTAGCTCCATCTTACTCAGTCGCTCCTCGTCGCTGATCTCCATGCGTACGAGCGTTTGTCGCTGCTGTTCGAGGACGAACTCCACACCGCGTGTCGACGGAACCGCCACCAATCCGAGGGCAGTAATCCTGCGCTCCTTCGCTGCGGTTAGCATGGCGACCCAACCGCTTTCACCGTAGCCCACTACGGCAATTCGACGCTCGTCTACGTCAGCCCGGTCACGAAGATGACGAATCACCGACCTAACATCTTCAGCGTATTCCGCGAGTGTGATGCTTTCGATCCGGCCGCCGCTCTGGCCGACCCCTCGTTTATCGTAACGGACGACGATGAAACCGGCGTCGGAGAGGCCGCCCGCCAAGTTGCCATAGATTGGCACGCCCGAAGATGTTTCGTCCCTATCGGTTGAATTGGGTCCTGGCACAAGGACAACGGCGGGCCACTCACGGTCGTTATCGGTTTCAGGCGAGGCCGCGGGAGAGAGCTGTGGCCTGGTGAGTGTCGCTGCTAGATTGAAACCCGAAGCGGGGATGTACAGGTCTTCGTCCCCTTCATTTCGCACGGTTTCCTGCCGAGCTGATAGCGAGACGATTTCCTGCCTCGCAATGTCGAGCCCGATCGTTGGCATACTGATACGTAGTAATCGATGCCCAGCATCAGACCAAATTTCGGCATCAAAGGGATTACGACTGTTGAGAAAGGTCACATGATGCCGCTGTGCTTCGACCGTGCCGGCACTTGTGGTGATCCGCTGCTCACTCGTTCGGTTTAATCGGATAGTAATCTCAGCTTGTGGTGCGATATAGGCAGGAATAGCGGTGCCAACCTCGGCTACTGATAGGCGTGCCGCGAGGGCTTCGTACGACGCAAAAAAGTTCGTTGGGAGGACGATAGTCCCGGCTGATAAAGCGTCTACTTTACTGCTGGTCTCGCTACCTACGAGTATATCGCTCGTCGCACTGGTTTCCGTGAATGTTGTCTGCACCCTGTAAGGCTCACCGGCAAGCGTGGCATCAATGAACAGAGTCTCCGGCCGCCACAAATCGTCGTAACGAATCTCAAACTGTCGAATGGCTAGGTCGAGCGGACCCGACACTCGGCCCGTTGAGTTGATTGTCCAGCCTGACTCGGTCTCCTCCACCCGGATCTCCTCGGTTCCCACGAGAGTGAGCTGAAAAAAGATATTGAACGTAGACTGACCTGGGGTTGGTCTGGGAACTGACTGGTCAGCAGCCGCGAGTGAACACATTGCCGTCGCCAGGAAGGCGACGGTACAATAGGCCGGCACACGCATCACTTCCCAGCATACCATCCTGTGTGTGCGAACTGGTTGGTTACATGGTCAGCGCAACGCTAATCCAGTCCTACGAAAAGCTCCGTGAAACGGCTGG
This genomic window contains:
- a CDS encoding NAD(P) transhydrogenase subunit alpha, which translates into the protein MDAFIPLLTIFLLAVFVGFEIITKVPPLLHTPLMSGSNAISGITIIGAMIAATTPNTLTTALGFCALVLAATNVVGGFLVTHRMLEMFKKKD
- a CDS encoding Re/Si-specific NAD(P)(+) transhydrogenase subunit alpha, whose amino-acid sequence is MIVGIPKETFPGERRVAIVPSVIPSLTKAGLHILTEASAGDEAGFPDAAFLDKGAQLASDRGQLFADADIVLQVRTLGANPEAGRVDLDLLRQGQVIIGLSEPLTALDSAQALAERQVTAFSLELIPRITRAQSMDVLSSMATVSGYKAVLLAADTAPRMFPMLMTAAGTVKPARVLILGAGVAGLQAIATARRLGANVEAYDVRPAVKEQVESLGAKFVELDLKTADSEDKRGYAKTQDKAFYQRQQEAMAAVVAGADVVVTTALVPGKKAPILITREMVDGMAPGSVVVDLAAEQGGNCELTKAGQPTVHRGVTLLGPTNVAASVPYHASQMYAKNITSFLLHLIDDGKFVLDLEDQITKETLVSRDGEVVNSRLRELLGTITPAIDNERTGA
- a CDS encoding alpha/beta hydrolase is translated as MCSLAAADQSVPRPTPGQSTFNIFFQLTLVGTEEIRVEETESGWTINSTGRVSGPLDLAIRQFEIRYDDLWRPETLFIDATLAGEPYRVQTTFTETSATSDILVGSETSSKVDALSAGTIVLPTNFFASYEALAARLSVAEVGTAIPAYIAPQAEITIRLNRTSEQRITTSAGTVEAQRHHVTFLNSRNPFDAEIWSDAGHRLLRISMPTIGLDIARQEIVSLSARQETVRNEGDEDLYIPASGFNLAATLTRPQLSPAASPETDNDREWPAVVLVPGPNSTDRDETSSGVPIYGNLAGGLSDAGFIVVRYDKRGVGQSGGRIESITLAEYAEDVRSVIRHLRDRADVDERRIAVVGYGESGWVAMLTAAKERRITALGLVAVPSTRGVEFVLEQQRQTLVRMEISDEERLSKMELQRRIHDAVLTGDGWDDIPPDMRKQADTPWFSSYLNFWPADVIQDLRQPMVVIHGGLDRQIVPGHADRLLEMGLARDRRVATELVRFDALNHLLVPAVTGEVNGYPTLETRSVSAELIAALGEKLHKVMPSRR